One Labrus mixtus chromosome 22, fLabMix1.1, whole genome shotgun sequence genomic window carries:
- the LOC132956182 gene encoding small lysine-rich protein 1 isoform X2 encodes MKSRSHSSRPARKTGNPKTPKKRSPSAKSTKTEVDILSPAAMENVYYICHNAADCLEFRGFGWPHSNTKKKKKKGTKPKKKK; translated from the coding sequence ATGAAATCAAGGTCCCACAGTTCAAGACCAGCCAGGAAGACGGGGAATCCCAAAACGCCCAAAAAGAGGTCCCCCAGTGCCAAATCAACAAAGACAGAAGTGGACATCCTCAGCCCAGCAGCCATGGAGAATGTCTACTACATTTGCCACAATGCAGCCGACTGTTTGGAGTTTAGAGGCTTTGGATGGCCACATTCAAATaccaagaagaaaaagaagaagggtACCAAGcctaagaagaaaaaatag
- the LOC132956182 gene encoding small lysine-rich protein 1 isoform X1, producing MPPKSMKSRSHSSRPARKTGNPKTPKKRSPSAKSTKTEVDILSPAAMENVYYICHNAADCLEFRGFGWPHSNTKKKKKKGTKPKKKK from the exons ATG cCTCCCAAATCCATGAAATCAAGGTCCCACAGTTCAAGACCAGCCAGGAAGACGGGGAATCCCAAAACGCCCAAAAAGAGGTCCCCCAGTGCCAAATCAACAAAGACAGAAGTGGACATCCTCAGCCCAGCAGCCATGGAGAATGTCTACTACATTTGCCACAATGCAGCCGACTGTTTGGAGTTTAGAGGCTTTGGATGGCCACATTCAAATaccaagaagaaaaagaagaagggtACCAAGcctaagaagaaaaaatag
- the stmp1 gene encoding short transmembrane mitochondrial protein 1, translating into MLQFLAGFTLGNVVGMYLAQNYDVPNIAKKIDAFKKDVEAKKKPPE; encoded by the exons ATGCTTCAGTTCCTG GCTGGCTTCACCTTAGGAAACGTTGTGGGGATGTACCTGGCTCAAAACTATGAC GTTCCCAACATAGCCAAGAAAATTGATGCCTTCAAGAAAGACGTGGAGGCCAAGAAGAAGCCCCCGGAGTGA